One Triticum dicoccoides isolate Atlit2015 ecotype Zavitan chromosome 5B, WEW_v2.0, whole genome shotgun sequence genomic window carries:
- the LOC119309489 gene encoding uncharacterized protein LOC119309489 yields MDLLNVVPADAMAFPLYSLPAAANTVASLFAWLVAALAAAVGLWRIRAVGSSNKLPDAGARSSTLVDDKHQTQAVSSPAADEPRPALTVPVEPASPISEPSSPSKVRFTAYYGGAGADAGKDGVVDGVRKCADRDEDEDGVPVVDDQSETLPRRTASMRIRSVASTAVPCWEEREMAVRRRGDLGWYRHLDMAVLDGTVVRLWDSEVTAAVASPRARRGRAGLELHLSL; encoded by the coding sequence ATGGATCTGCTCAATGTGGTGCCGGCGGACGCCATGGCCTTCCCCCTCTACTCCCTCCCCGCGGCGGCCAACACCGTCGCCTCGCTCTTCGCCTGGCTCGTCGcggccctcgccgccgccgtcggcctcTGGCGCATCCGCGCGGTCGGCTCCTCCAACAAACTACCCGACGCCGGCGCCCGCAGCAGCACCCTCGTGGACGACAAGCATCAGACGCAGGCTGTTTCGTCGCCTGCGGCTGACGAGCCACGACCCGCACTCACCGTGCCGGTGGAGCCGGCTTCCCCTATTAGCGAGCCGAGCTCGCCGTCCAAGGTCCGGTTCACGGCGTACTACGGCGGGGCCGGAGCTGACGCCGGCAAAGATGGAGTAGTGGATGGCGTCAGGAAATGCGCGGAcagggacgaggacgaggacggcgTGCCCGTCGTCGACGACCAGAGCGAGACGCTGCCGAGACGGACGGCGTCGATGAGGATCAGGTCGGTGGCATCGACGGCGGTGCCCTGCTGGGAGGAGAGGGAGATGGCGGTGAGGAGGCGGGGAGATTTGGGCTGGTACCGCCACCTTGACATGGCAGTGCTCGACGGCACCGTCGTAAGGCTGTGGGACAGCGAGGTCACCGCGGCGGTGGCGTCGCCGAGGGCGCGGCGGGGGAGGGCAGGATTGGAACTGCACCTGTCACTATAG